Proteins encoded within one genomic window of Bombus terrestris chromosome 11, iyBomTerr1.2, whole genome shotgun sequence:
- the LOC100648481 gene encoding kinesin-like protein unc-104 isoform X2 has translation MSSVKVAVRVRPFNNREISREAQCIIEMSGNTTSILNPKAPPGSKDALKSFNYDYSYFSMDPNDANYSSQLMVYKDIGEEMLEHAFEGYNVCIFAYGQTGAGKSYTMMGKQEEGQEGIIPQICKDLFRKISRNSNECLKYSVEVSYMEIYCERVRDLLNPKNKGNLRVREHPLLGPYVEDLSKLAVMSYQDIHDLIDEGNKARTVAATNMNETSSRSHAVFTIFFTQQKQDSATGLVTEKVSKISLVDLAGSERADSTGAKGTRLKEGANINKSLTTLGKVISALAEIATKKKKKADFIPYRDSVLTWLLRENLGGNSKTAMIAAVSPADINYDETLSTLRYADRAKQIVCKAVVNEDANAKLIRELKEEIQKLRELLKQEGIDVQEGPDGKVTYEKKESRDEIVRATKREDDVKESRPRIPSHTTSTIAEEAVDQLQASEKLIAELNETWEEKLKRTEIIRLQREAVFAEMGVAVKEDGVTVGVFSPKKTPHLVNLNEDPLMSECLIYYIKDGFTRIGSAEANIPQDIQLCGPHILSEHCVFENHEGIITLIPKKGALIYVNGREVTEPIVLKTGSRVILGKNHVFRFNHPDQVRERREKGSPAETPGNGETVDWNFAQIELLEKQGIDLKAEMEKRLLALEEQFRKEKEEADQLFEEQRKNYEARIDALQRQVEEQSMTMSMYSSYTPEDFNNIEEDIFVNPLFDAESNWTEREFQLAAWAFRKWKYHQFTSLRDDLWGNAIFLKEANAISVELKKKVQFQFTLLTDTLYSPLPSDLLPVIDDEEEEERPFPRTIVAVEVQDTKNGATHYWTLDKLRQRLELMRHVYNEDSSPSTPEAKEDIFQCLTAYSNPKFSLANLLPSRQRLELMREMYHNEAELSPTSPDFNIESITGGDPFYDRFPWFRMVGRSFVYLSNLMYPVPLIHKVAIVNEKGDVKGYLRVAVQAVVEEENSEYSSGVRQSARISFEDDLFGNQKQNKRNTLLTQTLEKNRQILLHEERVVEGHNEQKEVKDEDDIGDADSGRGDSSVSSDMKEEDLPDHLQLGSEFTFRVTVLQAMGISTEYADIFCQFNFLHRHDEAFSTEPVKNTGKGCPPGFYHVQNITVTVTKSFLEYLKTQPIVFEVFGHYQQHPLHKDAKLEYVRQPPKRMLPPSIPISQPVRSPKFGSVLPSPSTSHVHAKYDVLVWFEICELAPNGEYVPSVVDHSDDLPCRGLFLLHQGIQRRIRITIVHEPASELRWKDVRELVVGRIRNTPEPEEEDNDSSVLSLGLFPGEYLEIPGDDRCMFRFEAAWDSSLHNSALLNRVTAYGEQIFMTISAYLELENCGRPAIITKDLSMIIYGRDARVGPRSLKHLFSGSYRNQEANRLSGVYELVLRRSSEAGSPGVQRRQRRVLDTSSTYVRGEENLHGWRPRGDSLIFDHQWELEKLTRLEEVERVRHTLLLREKLGIDKVSFCNKISHDFTKSEKEVCNMMAKATNETHASPVKLKRSTSKDVYEPWEMTEREKELATKYIKLIQGRIPSKEPILLSDVSPGEDTMADMTASMISSVISSSSQESVYERASDYLEQAAGIIVWSRSKSCILRLSSPERARLQELQESILASESANQPCTIAPAPLGSSSPSKENLVLYVPEVEEIRISPVIARKGYLNVLEHKTNGWKKRWVAVRRPYVLIFREEKDPVERALINLATAQVEYSEDQLAMVKVPNTFSVVTKHRGYLLQTLGDKEVYDWLYAINPLLAGQIRSKLARKGPATNLNNASPVGLVPPIDQQSNQNK, from the exons ATGTCGTCGGTAAAGGTGGCGGTGAGGGTACGGCCCTTCAACAATCGAGAGATCTCCCGTGAGGCACAATGTATTATCGAAATGTCCGGCAATACTACTT CGATATTGAATCCCAAAGCACCACCTGGCAGCAAAGATGCGCTCAAGAGCTTCAATTACGATTATTCCTATTTTTCCATGGAT CCAAACGATGCAAATTATTCTTCACAACTAATGGTCTACAAGGATATCGGCGAAGAGATGTTGGAGCATGCTTTCGAAG GTTACAACGTCTGTATATTCGCTTACGGACAGACCGGTGCTGGCAAATCATACACTATGATGGGTAAACAAGAAGAAGGTCAAGAGGGAATAATACCTCAAATTTGCAAGGACCTCTTTAGAAAAATCAGTCGCAATTCAAACGAGTGCCTGAAGTATTCTGTTGAAGTGAGTTATATGGAAATATACTGCGAAAGGGTGCGGGATCTCTTAAATCCCAAGAACAAAGGAAACCTTCGTGTACGGGAGCATCCTCTGCTTGGACCGTACGTTGAGGACCTGTCCAAATTGGCGGTGATGTCGTATCAAGATATTCATGATCTTATCGATGAAGGGAACAAGGCAAG AACGGTAGCAGCCACAAATATGAACGAAACGTCTAGCAGATCTCATGCCGTATTTACGATATTCTTCACGCAACAAAAGCAGGATTCTGCAACAGGATTAGTGACAGAAAAAGTCAGCAAAATCTCCCTGGTCGATTTGGCGGGTTCTGAAAGGGCTGATTCTACTGGTGCAAAGGGTACGAGATTGAAAGAAGGTGCCAATATTAATAAAAGCTTGACGACCCTTGGAAAGGTCATCAGTGCCCTTGCTGAAATT GCgactaaaaagaagaaaaaggctGATTTCATCCCCTATAGAGATTCTGTTCTAACGTGGCTTTTGAGAGAAAATCTAGGAGGTAATTCTAAAACAGCAATGATTGCGGCAGTGAGTCCAGCGGACATCAATTACGATGAAACCCTCTCCACCTTACG ATACGCAGACAGAGCGAAACAAATAGTTTGCAAAGCCGTCGTCAACGAAGACGCAAACGCGAAGCTTATCAGAGAACTCAAAGAAGAGATTCAAAAATTGCGGGAATTGCTGAAACAAGAGGGTATTGATGTGCAAGAAG GGCCAGATGGTAAAGTCACAtatgaaaagaaagaatcta GGGATGAAATCGTCCGAGCAACCAAACGCGAGGACGACGTGAAGGAAAGTCGGCCCAGAATTCCATCTCACACCACATCGACTATCGCTGAAGAAGCAGTGGATCAATTGCAAGCTTCAGAAAAACTTATAGccg AATTGAATGAAACATGGGAAGAGAAGCTGAAACGAACCGAGATAATTCGTTTACAACGCGAGGCGGTGTTCGCCGAAATGGGGGTTGCTGTGAAAGAGGATGGAGTCACGGTTGGTGTATTCTCTCCGAAAAAGACTCCTCACTTGGTGAATTTGAATGAGGATCCGCTCATGTCCGAGTGTTTGATTTACTACATCAAGGATGGCTTCACACGTATCGGTAGCGCTGAAGCTAATATACCGCAAGATATACAGTTATGTGGTCCTCACATACTGAGCGAGCACTGCGTCTTCGAGAATCACGAGGGTATTATTACCCTGATTCCGAAGAAAGGAGCTTTAATTTACGTGAATGGGCGTGAGGTCACTGAACCGATCGTTCTGAAGACCGGATCTCGCGTCATCTTAGGAAAGAATCATGTGTTCAGATTCAATCACCCTGATCAGG TCCGTGAACGAAGAGAGAAGGGATCTCCCGCAGAAACTCCTGGAAATGGAGAAACAGTCGACTGGAACTTTGCACAGATCGAATTGCTGGAAAAACAAGGAATTGATCTAAAAGCTGAGATGGAGAAGAGATTATTAGCTTTGGAAGAACAATTCCGCAAAGAGAAGGAAGAGGCGGACCAATTGTTCGAAGAACAAAGAAAG aaCTACGAGGCCCGAATAGACGCACTGCAACGACAGGTTGAGGAACAAAGCATGACGATGTCAATGTACAGCAGTTATACCCCCGAAGACTTTAACAATATCGAGGAAGATATTTTCG TCAACCCCTTGTTTGACGCAGAGAGCAACTGGACCGAGAGAGAGTTCCAACTGGCCGCTTGGGCCTTCCGCAAGTGGAAATATCATCAATTCACAAGTCTTCGGGATGATCTATGGGGCAACGCTATATTCCTCAAAGAAGCTAACGCTATTTCTGTCGAACTCAAAAAGAAG GTACAATTCCAGTTTACTTTGCTCACGGATACGCTTTATTCGCCGCTTCCTTCGGATCTCTTGCCTGTCATTGACgacgaggaagaggaggaaagaCCATTCCCGCGTACTATAGTTGCTGTAGAAGTTCAAGACACGAAGAATGGCGCGACACATTACTGGACACTCGATAAACTTAG ACAGCGCTTGGAGTTGATGCGACACGTGTACAACGAGGACTCGAGCCCCAGCACTCCGGAGGCCAAAGAGGATATTTTCCAATGTCTAACCGCCTACTCTAATCCGAAGTTCTCGCTCGCAAATCTTTTGCCTTCGAG ACAAAGACTTGAACTGATGCGAGAAATGTATCACAACGAGGCAGAATTGTCGCCGACATCCCCGGATTTCAATATCGAGTCCATCACTGGAGGTGATCCATTCTACGACCGTTTTCCCTGGTTCCGAATGGTCGGCAG GTCTTTCGTATATCTAAGCAATCTTATGTATCCTGTACCATTGATCCACAAAGTAGCGATAGTAAACGAAAAGGGAGACGTAAAAGGCTACTTGCGTGTAGCCGTGCAAGCTGTTGTTG AAGAGGAAAACAGTGAATACTCAAGTGGCGTCAGACAGTCAGCTAGAATTTCATTCGAGGACGACTTGTTTGGAAATCAAAAGCAGAACAAACGCAACACTCTGTTAACCCAAACTCTCGAGAAGAACCGACAAATTCTGTTACACGAGGAACGCGTCGTGGAGGGCCACAACGAGCAAAAGGAGGTGAAAGACGAAGACGATATCGGCGATGCAGACAGTGGCAGAGGGGATAGCTCAGTTTCCAGCGACATGAAGGAAGAGGATCTACCGGATCATTTGCAACTTGGCTCTGAATTCACATTCAGGGTTACCGTGTTACAGGCCATGGGCATTTCTACCGAATATGCTGACATATTTTGCCAATTCAA TTTCTTGCATCGACACGATGAGGCATTTTCAACTGAGCCAGTAAAAAATACAGGAAAAGGATGTCCTCCTGGATTTTATCACGTACAAAAT ATCACGGTGACGGTAACGAAATCATTCTTGGAATATCTAAAAACTCAGCCAATCGTTTTCGAAGTTTTTGGACACTATCAGCAACATCCTCTGCATAAAGATGCAAAACTGGAATA CGTAAGACAACCACCGAAGAGAATGCTTCCGCCATCTATACCTATCAGTCAACCCGTACGTTCACCGAAATTCGGCAGTGTTTTACCATCTCCGAGCACCTCACACGTGCACGCGAAATACGATGTATTAGTTTGGTTTGAGATTTGCGAGTTAGCGCCGAACGGTGAATACGTACCATCCGTGGTCGACCATAGCGACGATCTACCGTGTCGTGGATTGTTTTTGCTCCATCAGGGAATCCAGCGTCGGATTCGAATTACCATTGTACATGAACCAGCGTCTGAGCTGCGATGGAAAGATGTAAGAGAGTTGGTCGTCGGACGTATTAGAAACACGCCAGAACCGGAGGAGGAGGACAATGATTCGTCGGTGCTTTCGTTAGGGCTTTTCCCTGGCGAATATCTAGAAATACCTGGTGATGATAGATGCATGTTCAGATTCGAGGCAGCGTGGGATAGTTCTCTTCATAATTCGGCCTTGCTCAATAGAGTTACAGCTTACGGAGAACAAATCTTCATGACAATTTCTGCTTACCTCGAG TTGGAGAATTGTGGAAGACCAGCGATCATCACGAAAGACTTGAGTATGATCATTTATGGCAGAGATGCCAGAGTAGGGCCACGTTCTCTGAAGCATCTATTCAGCGGAAGCTATCGCAATCAAGAAGCAAACAGACTCAGTGGTGTTTACGAGCTGGTCTTGCGTCGTTCTTCGGAAGCAGGTAGCCCAG GCGTTCAGAGGAGACAACGGCGTGTATTGGACACCAGCTCTACGTATGTTAGAGGAGAGGAGAATCTTCATGGATGGAGACCACGGGGAGATAGCTTAATATTCGATCACCAATGGGAGTTAGAAAAATTGACAAGATTAGAAGAGGTGGAGAGAGTAAGACACACGCTATTGTTACGAGAAAAGCTCGGTATCGACAAAGTGTCATTCTGCAATAAAATATCTCATGATTTCACAAAGAGTGAGAAG GAGGTCTGCAACATGATGGCGAAAGCGACGAATGAAACGCATGCCAGCCCGGTGAAATTGAAGCGTTCAACTAGTAAAGACGTTTACGAGCCTTGGGAGATGaccgaaagagaaaaagaactaGCCACGAAGTATATCAAACTTATTCAAGGTCGCATTCCAAGCAAAGAACCCATTCTATTGTCCGACGTTTCACCCGGGGAAGACACTATGGCCGATATGACGGCATCTATGATATCTTCGGTGATATCATCCTCGTCCCAAGAGTCAGTATACGAGAGAGCTAGTGATTACTTAGAGCAG GCTGCTGGTATAATAGTATGGAGCAGATCTAAGTCGTGCATCCTTAGGTTAAGTTCACCGGAGAGAGCTAGACTGCAGGAACTGCAGGAGAGTATATTAGCCAGTGAATCCGCTAATCAACCGTGTACGATCGCACCGGCTCCATTGGGTTCATCTTCCCCATCGAAGGAGAATTTGGTACTCTACGTGCCGGAAGTCGAAGAAATTCGCATCAGTCCGGTTATTGCCAGAAAAGGATACCTAAATGTTCTCGAACACAAGACTAATGGTTGGAAGAAACGTTGGGTG GCTGTACGACGACCATACGTTTTAATCTTTCGGGAAGAAAAGGACCCAGTGGAGAGAGCTCTCATTAATTTAGCTACTGCTCAAGTTGAATATTCTGAAGATCAATTAGCTATGGTGAAAGTACCAAATACTTTCAG CGTTGTTACAAAACATCGaggatatttattgcaaacttTAGGAGATAAGGAGGTTTATGACTGGCTGTACGCTATTAATCCTCTTCTTGCTGGTCAAATCAG GTCAAAACTAGCACGCAAGGGGCCAGCTACGAATCTGAATAACGCTTCGCCTGTTGGTCTAGTCCCGCCCATAGATCAACAGTCGAACCAAAATAAGTGA
- the LOC100648481 gene encoding kinesin-like protein unc-104 isoform X8 — translation MSSVKVAVRVRPFNNREISREAQCIIEMSGNTTSILNPKAPPGSKDALKSFNYDYSYFSMDPNDANYSSQLMVYKDIGEEMLEHAFEGYNVCIFAYGQTGAGKSYTMMGKQEEGQEGIIPQICKDLFRKISRNSNECLKYSVEVSYMEIYCERVRDLLNPKNKGNLRVREHPLLGPYVEDLSKLAVMSYQDIHDLIDEGNKARTVAATNMNETSSRSHAVFTIFFTQQKQDSATGLVTEKVSKISLVDLAGSERADSTGAKGTRLKEGANINKSLTTLGKVISALAEIAATKKKKKADFIPYRDSVLTWLLRENLGGNSKTAMIAAVSPADINYDETLSTLRYADRAKQIVCKAVVNEDANAKLIRELKEEIQKLRELLKQEGIDVQEGPDGKVTYEKKESRDEIVRATKREDDVKESRPRIPSHTTSTIAEEAVDQLQASEKLIAELNETWEEKLKRTEIIRLQREAVFAEMGVAVKEDGVTVGVFSPKKTPHLVNLNEDPLMSECLIYYIKDGFTRIGSAEANIPQDIQLCGPHILSEHCVFENHEGIITLIPKKGALIYVNGREVTEPIVLKTGSRVILGKNHVFRFNHPDQVRERREKGSPAETPGNGETVDWNFAQIELLEKQGIDLKAEMEKRLLALEEQFRKEKEEADQLFEEQRKNYEARIDALQRQVEEQSMTMSMYSSYTPEDFNNIEEDIFVNPLFDAESNWTEREFQLAAWAFRKWKYHQFTSLRDDLWGNAIFLKEANAISVELKKKVQFQFTLLTDTLYSPLPSDLLPVIDDEEEEERPFPRTIVAVEVQDTKNGATHYWTLDKLRQRLELMRHVYNEDSSPSTPEAKEDIFQCLTAYSNPKFSLANLLPSRQRLELMREMYHNEAELSPTSPDFNIESITGGDPFYDRFPWFRMVGRSFVYLSNLMYPVPLIHKVAIVNEKGDVKGYLRVAVQAVVEEENSEYSSGVRQSARISFEDDLFGNQKQNKRNTLLTQTLEKNRQILLHEERVVEGHNEQKEVKDEDDIGDADSGRGDSSVSSDMKEEDLPDHLQLGSEFTFRVTVLQAMGISTEYADIFCQFNFLHRHDEAFSTEPVKNTGKGCPPGFYHVQNITVTVTKSFLEYLKTQPIVFEVFGHYQQHPLHKDAKLEYVRQPPKRMLPPSIPISQPVRSPKFGSVLPSPSTSHVHAKYDVLVWFEICELAPNGEYVPSVVDHSDDLPCRGLFLLHQGIQRRIRITIVHEPASELRWKDVRELVVGRIRNTPEPEEEDNDSSVLSLGLFPGEYLEIPGDDRCMFRFEAAWDSSLHNSALLNRVTAYGEQIFMTISAYLELENCGRPAIITKDLSMIIYGRDARVGPRSLKHLFSGSYRNQEANRLSGVYELVLRRSSEAGSPGVQRRQRRVLDTSSTYVRGEENLHGWRPRGDSLIFDHQWELEKLTRLEEVERVRHTLLLREKLGIDKVSFCNKISHDFTKSEKEVCNMMAKATNETHASPVKLKRSTSKDVYEPWEMTEREKELATKYIKLIQGRIPSKEPILLSDVSPGEDTMADMTASMISSVISSSSQELSSPERARLQELQESILASESANQPCTIAPAPLGSSSPSKENLVLYVPEVEEIRISPVIARKGYLNVLEHKTNGWKKRWVAVRRPYVLIFREEKDPVERALINLATAQVEYSEDQLAMVKVPNTFSVVTKHRGYLLQTLGDKEVYDWLYAINPLLAGQIRSKLARKGPATNLNNASPVGLVPPIDQQSNQNK, via the exons ATGTCGTCGGTAAAGGTGGCGGTGAGGGTACGGCCCTTCAACAATCGAGAGATCTCCCGTGAGGCACAATGTATTATCGAAATGTCCGGCAATACTACTT CGATATTGAATCCCAAAGCACCACCTGGCAGCAAAGATGCGCTCAAGAGCTTCAATTACGATTATTCCTATTTTTCCATGGAT CCAAACGATGCAAATTATTCTTCACAACTAATGGTCTACAAGGATATCGGCGAAGAGATGTTGGAGCATGCTTTCGAAG GTTACAACGTCTGTATATTCGCTTACGGACAGACCGGTGCTGGCAAATCATACACTATGATGGGTAAACAAGAAGAAGGTCAAGAGGGAATAATACCTCAAATTTGCAAGGACCTCTTTAGAAAAATCAGTCGCAATTCAAACGAGTGCCTGAAGTATTCTGTTGAAGTGAGTTATATGGAAATATACTGCGAAAGGGTGCGGGATCTCTTAAATCCCAAGAACAAAGGAAACCTTCGTGTACGGGAGCATCCTCTGCTTGGACCGTACGTTGAGGACCTGTCCAAATTGGCGGTGATGTCGTATCAAGATATTCATGATCTTATCGATGAAGGGAACAAGGCAAG AACGGTAGCAGCCACAAATATGAACGAAACGTCTAGCAGATCTCATGCCGTATTTACGATATTCTTCACGCAACAAAAGCAGGATTCTGCAACAGGATTAGTGACAGAAAAAGTCAGCAAAATCTCCCTGGTCGATTTGGCGGGTTCTGAAAGGGCTGATTCTACTGGTGCAAAGGGTACGAGATTGAAAGAAGGTGCCAATATTAATAAAAGCTTGACGACCCTTGGAAAGGTCATCAGTGCCCTTGCTGAAATT GCG GCgactaaaaagaagaaaaaggctGATTTCATCCCCTATAGAGATTCTGTTCTAACGTGGCTTTTGAGAGAAAATCTAGGAGGTAATTCTAAAACAGCAATGATTGCGGCAGTGAGTCCAGCGGACATCAATTACGATGAAACCCTCTCCACCTTACG ATACGCAGACAGAGCGAAACAAATAGTTTGCAAAGCCGTCGTCAACGAAGACGCAAACGCGAAGCTTATCAGAGAACTCAAAGAAGAGATTCAAAAATTGCGGGAATTGCTGAAACAAGAGGGTATTGATGTGCAAGAAG GGCCAGATGGTAAAGTCACAtatgaaaagaaagaatcta GGGATGAAATCGTCCGAGCAACCAAACGCGAGGACGACGTGAAGGAAAGTCGGCCCAGAATTCCATCTCACACCACATCGACTATCGCTGAAGAAGCAGTGGATCAATTGCAAGCTTCAGAAAAACTTATAGccg AATTGAATGAAACATGGGAAGAGAAGCTGAAACGAACCGAGATAATTCGTTTACAACGCGAGGCGGTGTTCGCCGAAATGGGGGTTGCTGTGAAAGAGGATGGAGTCACGGTTGGTGTATTCTCTCCGAAAAAGACTCCTCACTTGGTGAATTTGAATGAGGATCCGCTCATGTCCGAGTGTTTGATTTACTACATCAAGGATGGCTTCACACGTATCGGTAGCGCTGAAGCTAATATACCGCAAGATATACAGTTATGTGGTCCTCACATACTGAGCGAGCACTGCGTCTTCGAGAATCACGAGGGTATTATTACCCTGATTCCGAAGAAAGGAGCTTTAATTTACGTGAATGGGCGTGAGGTCACTGAACCGATCGTTCTGAAGACCGGATCTCGCGTCATCTTAGGAAAGAATCATGTGTTCAGATTCAATCACCCTGATCAGG TCCGTGAACGAAGAGAGAAGGGATCTCCCGCAGAAACTCCTGGAAATGGAGAAACAGTCGACTGGAACTTTGCACAGATCGAATTGCTGGAAAAACAAGGAATTGATCTAAAAGCTGAGATGGAGAAGAGATTATTAGCTTTGGAAGAACAATTCCGCAAAGAGAAGGAAGAGGCGGACCAATTGTTCGAAGAACAAAGAAAG aaCTACGAGGCCCGAATAGACGCACTGCAACGACAGGTTGAGGAACAAAGCATGACGATGTCAATGTACAGCAGTTATACCCCCGAAGACTTTAACAATATCGAGGAAGATATTTTCG TCAACCCCTTGTTTGACGCAGAGAGCAACTGGACCGAGAGAGAGTTCCAACTGGCCGCTTGGGCCTTCCGCAAGTGGAAATATCATCAATTCACAAGTCTTCGGGATGATCTATGGGGCAACGCTATATTCCTCAAAGAAGCTAACGCTATTTCTGTCGAACTCAAAAAGAAG GTACAATTCCAGTTTACTTTGCTCACGGATACGCTTTATTCGCCGCTTCCTTCGGATCTCTTGCCTGTCATTGACgacgaggaagaggaggaaagaCCATTCCCGCGTACTATAGTTGCTGTAGAAGTTCAAGACACGAAGAATGGCGCGACACATTACTGGACACTCGATAAACTTAG ACAGCGCTTGGAGTTGATGCGACACGTGTACAACGAGGACTCGAGCCCCAGCACTCCGGAGGCCAAAGAGGATATTTTCCAATGTCTAACCGCCTACTCTAATCCGAAGTTCTCGCTCGCAAATCTTTTGCCTTCGAG ACAAAGACTTGAACTGATGCGAGAAATGTATCACAACGAGGCAGAATTGTCGCCGACATCCCCGGATTTCAATATCGAGTCCATCACTGGAGGTGATCCATTCTACGACCGTTTTCCCTGGTTCCGAATGGTCGGCAG GTCTTTCGTATATCTAAGCAATCTTATGTATCCTGTACCATTGATCCACAAAGTAGCGATAGTAAACGAAAAGGGAGACGTAAAAGGCTACTTGCGTGTAGCCGTGCAAGCTGTTGTTG AAGAGGAAAACAGTGAATACTCAAGTGGCGTCAGACAGTCAGCTAGAATTTCATTCGAGGACGACTTGTTTGGAAATCAAAAGCAGAACAAACGCAACACTCTGTTAACCCAAACTCTCGAGAAGAACCGACAAATTCTGTTACACGAGGAACGCGTCGTGGAGGGCCACAACGAGCAAAAGGAGGTGAAAGACGAAGACGATATCGGCGATGCAGACAGTGGCAGAGGGGATAGCTCAGTTTCCAGCGACATGAAGGAAGAGGATCTACCGGATCATTTGCAACTTGGCTCTGAATTCACATTCAGGGTTACCGTGTTACAGGCCATGGGCATTTCTACCGAATATGCTGACATATTTTGCCAATTCAA TTTCTTGCATCGACACGATGAGGCATTTTCAACTGAGCCAGTAAAAAATACAGGAAAAGGATGTCCTCCTGGATTTTATCACGTACAAAAT ATCACGGTGACGGTAACGAAATCATTCTTGGAATATCTAAAAACTCAGCCAATCGTTTTCGAAGTTTTTGGACACTATCAGCAACATCCTCTGCATAAAGATGCAAAACTGGAATA CGTAAGACAACCACCGAAGAGAATGCTTCCGCCATCTATACCTATCAGTCAACCCGTACGTTCACCGAAATTCGGCAGTGTTTTACCATCTCCGAGCACCTCACACGTGCACGCGAAATACGATGTATTAGTTTGGTTTGAGATTTGCGAGTTAGCGCCGAACGGTGAATACGTACCATCCGTGGTCGACCATAGCGACGATCTACCGTGTCGTGGATTGTTTTTGCTCCATCAGGGAATCCAGCGTCGGATTCGAATTACCATTGTACATGAACCAGCGTCTGAGCTGCGATGGAAAGATGTAAGAGAGTTGGTCGTCGGACGTATTAGAAACACGCCAGAACCGGAGGAGGAGGACAATGATTCGTCGGTGCTTTCGTTAGGGCTTTTCCCTGGCGAATATCTAGAAATACCTGGTGATGATAGATGCATGTTCAGATTCGAGGCAGCGTGGGATAGTTCTCTTCATAATTCGGCCTTGCTCAATAGAGTTACAGCTTACGGAGAACAAATCTTCATGACAATTTCTGCTTACCTCGAG TTGGAGAATTGTGGAAGACCAGCGATCATCACGAAAGACTTGAGTATGATCATTTATGGCAGAGATGCCAGAGTAGGGCCACGTTCTCTGAAGCATCTATTCAGCGGAAGCTATCGCAATCAAGAAGCAAACAGACTCAGTGGTGTTTACGAGCTGGTCTTGCGTCGTTCTTCGGAAGCAGGTAGCCCAG GCGTTCAGAGGAGACAACGGCGTGTATTGGACACCAGCTCTACGTATGTTAGAGGAGAGGAGAATCTTCATGGATGGAGACCACGGGGAGATAGCTTAATATTCGATCACCAATGGGAGTTAGAAAAATTGACAAGATTAGAAGAGGTGGAGAGAGTAAGACACACGCTATTGTTACGAGAAAAGCTCGGTATCGACAAAGTGTCATTCTGCAATAAAATATCTCATGATTTCACAAAGAGTGAGAAG GAGGTCTGCAACATGATGGCGAAAGCGACGAATGAAACGCATGCCAGCCCGGTGAAATTGAAGCGTTCAACTAGTAAAGACGTTTACGAGCCTTGGGAGATGaccgaaagagaaaaagaactaGCCACGAAGTATATCAAACTTATTCAAGGTCGCATTCCAAGCAAAGAACCCATTCTATTGTCCGACGTTTCACCCGGGGAAGACACTATGGCCGATATGACGGCATCTATGATATCTTCGGTGATATCATCCTCGTCCCAAGA GTTAAGTTCACCGGAGAGAGCTAGACTGCAGGAACTGCAGGAGAGTATATTAGCCAGTGAATCCGCTAATCAACCGTGTACGATCGCACCGGCTCCATTGGGTTCATCTTCCCCATCGAAGGAGAATTTGGTACTCTACGTGCCGGAAGTCGAAGAAATTCGCATCAGTCCGGTTATTGCCAGAAAAGGATACCTAAATGTTCTCGAACACAAGACTAATGGTTGGAAGAAACGTTGGGTG GCTGTACGACGACCATACGTTTTAATCTTTCGGGAAGAAAAGGACCCAGTGGAGAGAGCTCTCATTAATTTAGCTACTGCTCAAGTTGAATATTCTGAAGATCAATTAGCTATGGTGAAAGTACCAAATACTTTCAG CGTTGTTACAAAACATCGaggatatttattgcaaacttTAGGAGATAAGGAGGTTTATGACTGGCTGTACGCTATTAATCCTCTTCTTGCTGGTCAAATCAG GTCAAAACTAGCACGCAAGGGGCCAGCTACGAATCTGAATAACGCTTCGCCTGTTGGTCTAGTCCCGCCCATAGATCAACAGTCGAACCAAAATAAGTGA